A window of the Pangasianodon hypophthalmus isolate fPanHyp1 chromosome 12, fPanHyp1.pri, whole genome shotgun sequence genome harbors these coding sequences:
- the si:dkey-94l16.4 gene encoding transcription factor 20 isoform X1, with protein MEQPSDTSDGLQPQELSSACNLPRVFDLSKNSEECLLKTNSIEALHVVQPPGWYLTSGTSNGSVLPEDETDPSLQPSEQIQPDNALSNTTVTLSYVTRSHVFSAHDSLSQHSQIYSVPISKAFSLHPTTYDASQLVTDAGGTPLCVEMDQHCLQQVSVPVGLAACASPFDFVTPAQVVENVASLCYLQQAHNISGIQDVESLALETLRSLQQNNPAECKIPLNLDEIQNGAVGSLWNTGSLDGSFPAGHVENIVDQHKNGNPEVLFLISRTDEPVILPNDQEPAGLAVSLNQEFISALDDSVSPPFASLIGVKDVSILPQTAGSQIEENSLAEETNTRQDELSNVESDLLTSVEERDSSSATDALSTTISSELTENAVDTSRSEQSEESRALSEVQKEETHVHNVTHKKTPLPRSLFAKKETLVRKELPPRSRRGMRLEAIVQNIFPSRYKSSHVSSAKKSRRSDAQPDETTHLGSSQDVSFGNNDNNVLEEECPPKVGTETNEKTAQLQEESEETDVADSSKISTSCSETVSKHSLANPSPGMSHKPIAYVKKSKKRQNFSNHSPVRVGKRTALPTSKRTKSPLKQRTLTKSNKSSARAKKVHTPKKKRKTHKVGQSSMFSPQEPEIKLKYVSYKEEKREKRDETFSPFVHVELKAYPTCTVINYPDESPRLSRGKQPTPVVSGKIPTTPCLQYGRVSMEGTRWDALVCCLCGGSANAMDLGDLHGPYYPEGFRPEARLPTNPQEPREDDSSESDSSSSQTRKPHHKLQAAALGAYQTWSSDGELSCSPAAKRSRMDTMTDWYTPPIVPLEASEYWLHEDCGIWSAGVFLVRGKLYGLERAVKMAKETICSSCHKFGATLGCFFKGCPNKYHYICAMQSDCVLYEENFSMKCRKHKNKSIKGVSSNKQNSR; from the coding sequence ATGGAACAGCCTTCTGACACCTCAGATGGTTTACAGCCTCAGGAACTCTCCTCCGCCTGCAACCTTCCTCGCGTTTTTGACCTGTCGAAGAACAGCGAAGAATGTCTGTTGAAAACCAACTCGATAGAGGCCTTGCATGTTGTCCAGCCGCCAGGCTGGTATCTGACTTCTGGGACCAGCAATGGTTCAGTGCTTCCAGAAGACGAGACTGATCCTTCACTGCAGCCCAGTGAGCAGATCCAACCAGACAATGCGCTTTCCAACACAACGGTTACGCTCTCATATGTAACCAGGTCCCACGTCTTTTCTGCCCATGACTCACTCTCACAGCATTCGCAGATTTACAGTGTTCCAATAAGCAAGGCATTTTCTCTACACCCCACTACGTACGATGCCAGCCAGCTGGTCACCGATGCAGGTGGAACGCCGCTCTGTGTGGAAATGGACCAACACTGCCTGCAGCAGGTGTCTGTGCCTGTTGGCTTAGCCGCCTGCGCCAGTCCGTTTGATTTTGTCACGCCAGCGCAGGTTGTGGAGAATGTTGCAAGTCTCTGTTATCTTCAGCAGGCACACAACATTAGTGGTATACAAGATGTTGAGAGCCTTGCTCTGGAGACGCTCAGATCTTTACAACAGAACAACCCGGCTGAATGCAAGATTCCTCTCAACCTGGACGAAATTCAGAACGGCGCCGTCGGCAGCTTGTGGAACACGGGATCTCTTGACGGGAGCTTTCCAGCTGGCCATGTTGAGAACATAGTGGATCAGCACAAGAACGGCAACCCAGAAGTACTTTTCCTGATCTCCAGAACTGATGAACCAGTTATTTTACCGAATGATCAGGAGCCGGCAGGTCTTGCTGTTTCACTAAATCAAGAGTTTATAAGTGCACTGGATGATTCTGTGTCACCCCCCTTTGCCTCACTGATTGGAGTAAAGGATGTTTCCATTCTGCCCCAGACTGCAGGATCCCAAATTGAAGAGAACTCTCTTGCTGAAGAAACTAACACTAGGCAAGATGAATTAAGTAATGTGGAATCTGATCTTCTCACGAGTGTGGAAGAGAGAGATTCATCATCTGCCACTGATGCATTAAGTACAACCATTAGCAGTGAACTAACAGAAAATGCTGTTGACACATCCAGGTCAGAACAGTCAGAAGAGAGCAGGGCATTATCGGAGGTACAGAAAGAGGAGACACATGTGCATAATGTGACACATAAGAAAACGCCTTTGCCTAGAAGTTTGTTTGCCAAAAAGGAAACACTAGTAAGAAAAGAACTTCCCCCAAGATCTAGAAGAGGGATGAGGTTAGAGGCCATTGTTCAGAATATCTTCCCTTCCAGGTACAAATCTAGTCATGTCtcttctgcaaaaaaaagtcGGCGTTCTGACGCCCAGCCGGATGAGACCACTCATCTGGGATCTAGCCAAGATGTGTCATTTggcaacaacgacaacaacgtTTTAGAGGAGGAATGTCCTCCGAAGGTTGGGACTGAAACTAATGAAAAGACAGCTCAATTACAGGAAGAGTCAGAAGAAACAGATGTCGCTGATTCAAGCAAAATATCTACCTCATGTTCTGAAACTGTTTCAAAACATTCACTAGCTAACCCATCCCCTGGGATGTCACACAAACCCATTGCATATGTCAAGAAATCAAAGAAACGACAGAATTTTTCAAACCATTCCCCAGTAAGGGTAGGAAAAAGGACTGCACTGCCTACATCCAAACGTACAAAAAGCCCTTTAAAGCAACGGACTTTAACTAAGAGCAACAAAAGTTCAGCAAGAGCGAAAAAAGTTCATACCcctaaaaagaaaaggaaaacgCATAAAGTGGGGCAGTCTTCCATGTTCTCCCCCCAGGAGCCGGAAATAAAGCTTAAATACGTCAGCtataaagaagagaaaagggaaaagagagaTGAAACCTTCTCACCTTTCGTTCATGTAGAACTGAAAGCATATCCTACCTGTACGGTAATCAACTACCCTGACGAGAGTCCCAGGCTGAGTCGAGGGAAGCAGCCTACACCAGTTGTGTCAGGGAAAATACCCACTACACCATGTCTGCAGTATGGCCGCGTCTCCATGGAGGGCACACGCTGGGACGCTCTTGTGTGCTGCCTTTGCGGAGGCTCTGCTAACGCTATGGACCTGGGTGATTTGCATGGACCGTACTATCCTGAGGGTTTCAGGCCTGAAGCAAGGCTGCCTACTAATCCTCAGGAGCCGAGAGAGGATGACTCCAGCGAATCGGATTCATCAAGCAGTCAGACTCGAAAGCCACATCACAAGCTGCAGGCAGCTGCTCTAGGGGCCTATCAAACATGGAGCAGTGATGGTGAGCTTTCCTGCAGCCCTGCAGCTAAGAGATCCAGAATGGACACTATGACAGACTGGTATACCCCACCCATAGTGCCCTTAGAAGCCAGCGAGTACTGGCTGCACGAGGACTGTGGCATATGGTCGGCTGGGGTCTTTCTCGTGAGAGGGAAGCTTTACGGGCTAGAGAGAGCTGTTAAGATGGCAAAGGAGACG
- the si:dkey-94l16.4 gene encoding transcription factor 20 isoform X2, whose product MEQPSDTSDGLQPQELSSACNLPRVFDLSKNSEECLLKTNSIEALHVVQPPGWYLTSGTSNGSVLPEDETDPSLQPSEQIQPDNALSNTTVTLSYVTRSHVFSAHDSLSQHSQIYSVPISKAFSLHPTTYDASQLVTDAGGTPLCVEMDQHCLQQVSVPVGLAACASPFDFVTPAQVVENVASLCYLQQAHNISGIQDVESLALETLRSLQQNNPAECKIPLNLDEIQNGAVGSLWNTGSLDGSFPAGHVENIVDQHKNGNPEVLFLISRTDEPVILPNDQEPAGLAVSLNQEFISALDDSVSPPFASLIGVKDVSILPQTAGSQIEENSLAEETNTRQDELSNVESDLLTSVEERDSSSATDALSTTISSELTENAVDTSRSEQSEESRALSEVQKEETHVHNVTHKKTPLPRSLFAKKETLVRKELPPRSRRGMRLEAIVQNIFPSRYKSSHVSSAKKSRRSDAQPDETTHLGSSQDVSFGNNDNNVLEEECPPKVGTETNEKTAQLQEESEETDVADSSKISTSCSETVSKHSLANPSPGMSHKPIAYVKKSKKRQNFSNHSPVRVGKRTALPTSKRTKSPLKQRTLTKSNKSSARAKKVHTPKKKRKTHKVGQSSMFSPQEPEIKLKYVSYKEEKREKRDETFSPFVHVELKAYPTCTVINYPDESPRLSRGKQPTPVVSGKIPTTPCLQYGRVSMEGTRWDALVCCLCGGSANAMDLGDLHGPYYPEGFRPEARLPTNPQEPREDDSSESDSSSSQTRKPHHKLQAAALGAYQTWSSDGELSCSPAAKRSRMDTMTDWYTPPIVPLEASEYWLHEDCGIWSAGVFLVRGKLYGLERAVKMAKETIVSYMRKTSQ is encoded by the coding sequence ATGGAACAGCCTTCTGACACCTCAGATGGTTTACAGCCTCAGGAACTCTCCTCCGCCTGCAACCTTCCTCGCGTTTTTGACCTGTCGAAGAACAGCGAAGAATGTCTGTTGAAAACCAACTCGATAGAGGCCTTGCATGTTGTCCAGCCGCCAGGCTGGTATCTGACTTCTGGGACCAGCAATGGTTCAGTGCTTCCAGAAGACGAGACTGATCCTTCACTGCAGCCCAGTGAGCAGATCCAACCAGACAATGCGCTTTCCAACACAACGGTTACGCTCTCATATGTAACCAGGTCCCACGTCTTTTCTGCCCATGACTCACTCTCACAGCATTCGCAGATTTACAGTGTTCCAATAAGCAAGGCATTTTCTCTACACCCCACTACGTACGATGCCAGCCAGCTGGTCACCGATGCAGGTGGAACGCCGCTCTGTGTGGAAATGGACCAACACTGCCTGCAGCAGGTGTCTGTGCCTGTTGGCTTAGCCGCCTGCGCCAGTCCGTTTGATTTTGTCACGCCAGCGCAGGTTGTGGAGAATGTTGCAAGTCTCTGTTATCTTCAGCAGGCACACAACATTAGTGGTATACAAGATGTTGAGAGCCTTGCTCTGGAGACGCTCAGATCTTTACAACAGAACAACCCGGCTGAATGCAAGATTCCTCTCAACCTGGACGAAATTCAGAACGGCGCCGTCGGCAGCTTGTGGAACACGGGATCTCTTGACGGGAGCTTTCCAGCTGGCCATGTTGAGAACATAGTGGATCAGCACAAGAACGGCAACCCAGAAGTACTTTTCCTGATCTCCAGAACTGATGAACCAGTTATTTTACCGAATGATCAGGAGCCGGCAGGTCTTGCTGTTTCACTAAATCAAGAGTTTATAAGTGCACTGGATGATTCTGTGTCACCCCCCTTTGCCTCACTGATTGGAGTAAAGGATGTTTCCATTCTGCCCCAGACTGCAGGATCCCAAATTGAAGAGAACTCTCTTGCTGAAGAAACTAACACTAGGCAAGATGAATTAAGTAATGTGGAATCTGATCTTCTCACGAGTGTGGAAGAGAGAGATTCATCATCTGCCACTGATGCATTAAGTACAACCATTAGCAGTGAACTAACAGAAAATGCTGTTGACACATCCAGGTCAGAACAGTCAGAAGAGAGCAGGGCATTATCGGAGGTACAGAAAGAGGAGACACATGTGCATAATGTGACACATAAGAAAACGCCTTTGCCTAGAAGTTTGTTTGCCAAAAAGGAAACACTAGTAAGAAAAGAACTTCCCCCAAGATCTAGAAGAGGGATGAGGTTAGAGGCCATTGTTCAGAATATCTTCCCTTCCAGGTACAAATCTAGTCATGTCtcttctgcaaaaaaaagtcGGCGTTCTGACGCCCAGCCGGATGAGACCACTCATCTGGGATCTAGCCAAGATGTGTCATTTggcaacaacgacaacaacgtTTTAGAGGAGGAATGTCCTCCGAAGGTTGGGACTGAAACTAATGAAAAGACAGCTCAATTACAGGAAGAGTCAGAAGAAACAGATGTCGCTGATTCAAGCAAAATATCTACCTCATGTTCTGAAACTGTTTCAAAACATTCACTAGCTAACCCATCCCCTGGGATGTCACACAAACCCATTGCATATGTCAAGAAATCAAAGAAACGACAGAATTTTTCAAACCATTCCCCAGTAAGGGTAGGAAAAAGGACTGCACTGCCTACATCCAAACGTACAAAAAGCCCTTTAAAGCAACGGACTTTAACTAAGAGCAACAAAAGTTCAGCAAGAGCGAAAAAAGTTCATACCcctaaaaagaaaaggaaaacgCATAAAGTGGGGCAGTCTTCCATGTTCTCCCCCCAGGAGCCGGAAATAAAGCTTAAATACGTCAGCtataaagaagagaaaagggaaaagagagaTGAAACCTTCTCACCTTTCGTTCATGTAGAACTGAAAGCATATCCTACCTGTACGGTAATCAACTACCCTGACGAGAGTCCCAGGCTGAGTCGAGGGAAGCAGCCTACACCAGTTGTGTCAGGGAAAATACCCACTACACCATGTCTGCAGTATGGCCGCGTCTCCATGGAGGGCACACGCTGGGACGCTCTTGTGTGCTGCCTTTGCGGAGGCTCTGCTAACGCTATGGACCTGGGTGATTTGCATGGACCGTACTATCCTGAGGGTTTCAGGCCTGAAGCAAGGCTGCCTACTAATCCTCAGGAGCCGAGAGAGGATGACTCCAGCGAATCGGATTCATCAAGCAGTCAGACTCGAAAGCCACATCACAAGCTGCAGGCAGCTGCTCTAGGGGCCTATCAAACATGGAGCAGTGATGGTGAGCTTTCCTGCAGCCCTGCAGCTAAGAGATCCAGAATGGACACTATGACAGACTGGTATACCCCACCCATAGTGCCCTTAGAAGCCAGCGAGTACTGGCTGCACGAGGACTGTGGCATATGGTCGGCTGGGGTCTTTCTCGTGAGAGGGAAGCTTTACGGGCTAGAGAGAGCTGTTAAGATGGCAAAGGAGACG